ACATTCGCATTAAATCTAAAATCTACCCCTTCTTCCTTTGCTAACTGGTATAAGACGTTGGTGATACTTTGCATCCCGCCTCCGGGAAAATAGGCTCCGATATTATGCTCCAAATGTGGTATGATGTTTAGGGTAGCGGGTGCAATGTATGGATTTGAACCATTGTAGGTGGCAAACCGGTCAAAAAGCTGTACCACTTTAGGGTCCTTGAATCTTGATACATTTGCCCCGTGCATGGTTGTAAACATATTAAGTTTATACAATTGGGGGATAGCCGATAAGGTGTCAGGCAATAGATAAGTTTGAAACCGGTGCAGTGAATTTTCCAAAAAGACCTTAGAGGTTATCTTATATAATTGAGCGCTTTTGCCAAGATGCTGTATAACCATTTCCGGGGCTACTCCTGTTTTATTATAAATTTCCTGTGCAAATTCGTACACATCAGCATACCCGTTAATCACTGTTCCGTCTTCATAAAGGTATTTGCACACTATTGGCAATCGGGTATAAGCAAAAATATCCGGTGAATTTTTTCCGGTAAGATTCAGCAGTTCGTCAATATAAAATGGTTGAGTAAACAAAGAAGGTCCGGCATCGAACCTGTAACCATCTTGAGTAAAAGAAGTCAGTTTCCCTCCCGGGCAAGAATTTGCCTCAAATATTGTTACCTGATGTCCTGAATTAGCCAATCTGATGGCACAGGCAATTCCTGCAATTCCGGAACCAATAATAGCGATATTCTTTCTGCTCATAGAAAAGCATTGTAAACCAAAACTATTTTCCGGACAAAGGTAGATTAGTTCTGAAGCAAAAAAAAACGTCGCCCCACAATTAAGTAAGGCGACGTAAACCATAATAAGACAAATATCTAAATCATGGTTTTCATAGGATTAATGTTTATATTAGGGGGCTTTTCATGGTTTAACTTATAGGGTCTTTCTAAAAATCAAGTGCTAGTTTAGTAGTATTCGGATAGTTTGGATTAAGGTTGTCCACCGTCGTCATAGGTTTCACCGTTGCTGTTTCCACCACCTCCACCATTTCCGTTTCCTCCGCCGCTACCGCCATTATTGTTGTTAGTATTGTTGGTAGGATTGGTTGTATTTCCTCGACCGCCGCCACCGTTGTTTGTATTGTTAGTAGGATTGGTATTAGTGTTTGTACCGTTATTTGTGTTTCCGTTGGGATAAGGTTTTACTTTGCCGTCTTTGGTTTGAGTACCGGTATTGTTTCCATTTCCGTTTCCACTTCCACCGCCGTTTCCACCATTTGTTCCGTTTCCGTTTCCATTACCGTTGCCGGAACCGTTTCCACCTCCTCCTCCGGAACCAAAAGTCCAGCGAACAGTAAGTCCTGCACCAATTTCAAAAGGTTTTGGGTGGTTATTAAAAGAATAGGCCGGTTTAACATCCAAAGATAAGTTGATAGGCATTCCCGGAACTTTATACATTAAGCCACCGATAGCATCAACTCCTGTAAATATACCGGGGCCACTAACATCAGGAACATCTCCGTTGATGATGTCAATTATATCTGCAATTCCGCCGCTTCTGGTTTTCCCTACATGGGCTCCGACACCGCCATACAAATTCAACCCTTTTACAGCAAGAGGATAATGATACTGATAAAATCCGGTCAGCCTGTAGTCGTACTTATTAAGTCCTACAATTGCTTCCAGATAATTATTTGTATTGAGTCTTTGTTGCAAACTTAATCCCAATTCACCTCCCATTGTACCTCCTCCTAAGCGAATACCAATAGCAGTTGAAGAAGTTTTGGTAGGGATTTTGGGCATGTTTCGTGAAGTCGTGCCGTTGGTAGTTTTTACTCCGGTATTGGTGGTAGTTTTTGTGGCCGGTGTTTTGTTAACCGTTGTATTTTTATTTGTAGTGGTTTTGTTGTTGCCATTTGTTGCGGGAACAGGCGTACGTTGTGCCTGAATGTCTGTTACTAATCCCGAAATAAGAATAAAGAACGAGAGAAGAAGTATGTTTTTCATGTTTATCGGTTTTGCATACATAGATGATAATTGTTTGTTCAGGTTTAAATTGCGATTAAAAAAGGTTGTTAAATTTTTCCGTATCAACTCAATTTCTTGTATATTTGTCAATTCAAGCCGACAATAAAACCACTAAAAACGTGATAAGCCATCTATGAAAGCATTTGATTTTAGAGAAGAAGTGCTGGATTTGAGTTATAAAATTCCTGTCGTTGTAGATTTTTGGGCACCTTGGTGCGGGCCATGCAAATTTATAGGTCCCATATTAGAAGATTTGGCAAAACAAGCTGAAGGTGTCTGGAATTTAGTTAAAATCAATACGGATGAATTTCCCGAAATCGCTGATCAGTATGATGTTCGCGGTATTCCGGCAATAAAAATGATTTTTAAAGGATTGGTGAAATCAGAATTTGTCGGTGCTTTACCCAAAAATCAGATCGAAAAATGGTTGACCACTAATTTGCCGGACAAAAGACAAGAATCGTTAGAGGAAATTCTCAAAATGTTTGACAACCCTCAAAATGAAAATCTTGCAATAGAAGCATTGGAAACCTTTTCTGCTGAACATCCGGCTTTTATTCCTGCTCAACTTGTATTGGCAGAAAAGATAGTTTGGAAAAATCCTGTGCGTGCTCTTGAATTAGTAAAAAATATAGGCGAGTTTGATAAATGGAACGAAAAAGCAGAAGATATCCGAAGTTTTGCTGCTTTAGCTCAATTTACCGCCATCTCATCTCCACCTTCCAAAGTTGAAGAGCATTTATCCGCGGCCAAACAAGCAGTTTTAGCAAATGATACAGAAAAAGCAATCACCGAATTGATAGAAGCGGTGTCCATTGATAAAAATTATATGCAAGGATTAAACCGAAAAATTACCATTGCTTTTTTTCGAAATCTTGGCATTGAGCATCCTTTATCTGTGAAGTATAGACATAAATTTGACCGGGTTTTATATTAAAGGGTATATTCGAGGTTTTGGAATTATTTGAACAAACACCAGTTATAAGACTACTTTCATTCATTTAAATGTGAACTAAATCAATCATCCAAATTTTTAAACTGATTTCATGTGAGCAATAAACCGGAAAAAGGAAAATTGTTAATCGCAGAGCCTTTTATGCCTGACGAAAATTTTAAACGTACCGTAATACTGTTATGTGCCCATAATAAGAAAGAAGGTTCATTTGGTTTTGTTATCAACAAAGAAATTAGCCACAAGCTTAAAGATGCAATACCGGAACTCGAAGCTTTAGATGCAAAATTGTATTATGGCGGCCCTGTTGAACCTAACACGCTGCATTATGTCCACAGTTATGGGGATTTGCTTCCAAATTCTGTAAAATTGGGAGAAGATTTGTATTGGGGGGGCGATTTTGATGTGCTTTATAGTTTAATCAATACTAAACAAATTGACAGCAGTAAAATAAAATTCTTTATTGGATATTCCGGATGGGATTCAGGGCAGTTAGAAGACGAAATGAGTACAAATTCCTGGATCGTAGCAAATTGTTTACCGGAGTATATTTTTATGGATCAACCGGATACTGTCTGGCGAAAAGTATTGTCAGACATGGGTGGGGAATATAAAGTAATGTCTAATTACCCTGAAAACCCTATGTTGAATTAAGCACTATGGTTTTTGTTCCTGATTGTCCAGGCTCATCATCTCTAAGTGGTTGATATATTCATTGGTAACTCGTGTCAGGCACTGATATTCATTGATGGTTGCCGTAGATAAGTCTGAATAATTATCAGCTTCACATTGACAGATACTTTCCGAAAATTTCTTCCAAAGTTTGTGATTTTCCCGGATTCGCAATAGCGAGTCCGTTTTAGATTTATTGACCTGAACCTGGTATATACTGTCCATCTTTAAAGTTGCATCTAATAATTGCATGACAGAACAAGCAATTATTTCATCCTTCGTAGCCAAAGTTTTACAGGGAAAGTTAGTTTGTGCAATAAGGGAGCCGGTCGAAAAACAAATAACAAACAAGAATATGCAAAAATGATTTTTCATACTAATTTGTTTTAGTTTTCAAGAAAAGTGATTAAAAACAATTGTTCCAAACACTATAAAACCCAATTATGCAAATTGTAGGAATTATACCTGCCCGATATGCCTCTACCCGTTTTGAAGGGAAACCACTTTGTTTAATAAACGGTAAAACAATGATACAAAGGGTTTATGAAAATTCCAAAAAATCTGTTCAACTTTCGTCAGTTTGGGTAGCTACCGATGACTTGCGAATTTACAATCAAGTCCTTCAATTCGGAGGCCAAGTGGTAATGACTTCCTATCTTCACCAAAGTGGAACTGATAGATGTGCTGAAGCTTTTAATCTTTTAAAATTGCAGGCTGATGTTGTCATCAATATTCAGGGAGATGAACCTTTTATTCATCCCAATCAAATTGATGAACTTGCTTTGTTATTTTCGAATCCTCAAATTCAAATAGGCACTTTAGTAAAAATAATCACAGATAATTCAGACTTATTGAATCCTAATTTACCCAAGGTTATACTTGACAAACATAAAAAAGCCCTTTATTTTAGCCGGCAAATGATTCCTTATGTTCGAGATATCGCCAATTCAATAAATCTTCCTCGTGTACATACTTTTTACAGTCATGTTGGAATGTATGGATTCAGAAGTTCCATTTTGAATGAATTGGTTCAACTTCCAACTTCTTCATTAGAAAATGCTGAGAAATTAGAACAGTTGCGATGGTTAGAAAACGGATATTCCATTCACACACAGGTAACTGACTATGATAATATAGCGATAGATACGCCGGAAGATTTGGAAAAAGCGTTGAGGTATCTGAAAGATTAAAATTCAGACACTTAAACAAGCGAGATGATCAACCCTTTGATGAATGAAAGATTTTTACAACAGTTCCCTCATCAGAGGTTGTTTTTGGCAAAAAAATCAACCGCAGAACCGAAGTTTAAATATTTTGAGCTGTTTAGATAATCAATATTGTTGCCATAGATAAAGATACAATTACCCGATTTTAGGTAGTCAATGATCTCTTTGCTCTCAGCCTCAGACACGGCAGGACATCCCCAACTCAATCCGGTTCTGCCATGCCTTTTAACAAAATCTTCTCCAACATAAGATGCTCCGTGCATGACAATAGCTCTTGAACGGGCGTTTTCATTGAATCCTTTATCCATTCCATCCAAGCGGAGAGAATAGCCATGCTGACCTATATAAGTTTCGTCTGTTGTGTAAAATCCAAGGCTGCTTTGCAGCGACTCATGATTATTGGAAAATCGTTCGGCATAAACAAGACCACTGTTTTTACCATGTGCCACGTAAGTATAGTAAGCTAATTTTCGGGCAGCTATATCTAAAATAAATAATCGTTTCTCATTGGAGGGCTTTGTAAAATCTACGATGGCTAAATGAGATTTTCCAGCAGGAAGCCGTTCTTCTTTTTTCAGATTGTAGTAGCCGGTAACAGCAAGTTTGAAAGTATTGTAACTCAACCCCTTGGAGGCAAGAGCACATTCATGATAAAGGTTTTTTATGTAGTTATCATAAATGTTATACGCCGTTTCGCTTGCAGAAGGACTTCCGTTCGCAAAACGGTTGGTAAGATTAGCATTGGTAGGGGTAAGAAGGATGAGTGTTGTTGCAGAGAAGAAGAGAATTACGGTGAATAATAGTTTTCGAAGTAAATACTCCATACGTCTTTAAGAGCTTGAGTTGTAGTGATTGAATAGATTACAATGCAGACATTCGACTTTGCAATGCAAAAATCATAAAAAAAATTCGTTTTACCATATTTTCAGCCAACTTTTAACCATAATTTCTGCTTTTTTAACAAAAAAATGATAAACTTTAACATTCATTAGTATTTCTGCTATATTTATTGGTAGCAAAGGCTTTGCGAAATTCTCCGCTATTAAGTGTTAGCACTCCTAGTTTTTCAAGAAAATATTTAAAAGCAACTAATTTCTGTCTTGTAAGTTAACAATGGGAATTCATTGCTACTCGGAATTATTTAGAAATTGATTAGTCCGGTTTTTGGCAAATCAAAAAAGGCCGGTTTAGTTTAGTTATGATTCTGTAAAAATTGTTTTGAAACAAACAAATCTAATTATCTTTACCCCGCATGTACGACTATTTTACAATTTAACTATTATCAATCTTACAACTGCAAATACAACATGAAAAAGCACATGCCAGTATTGGCGACCCTGTTTTTATCTTTTCTTTTTTTTGTAGTTAGCTGCAAATCTGACGGAAGTGGGGAGCAAAAGCTTACCGTTACAGATGAAGCTAAAGTTCAGGACGGTGAAGGTGCGGATCCAAATGTTCCTGCTGAACAAGGAGGAAAAGGATTTTCTGAAATTGCCGATTCTTTAGGGTTTGTTACCAATAAAGAATACAAATCTCCCGGAAGTCCTAACGCCAAAAAAGGGGGGACATTTTCAATGTCCACACAAGAATATCCGGCAACCTTCTGTGATGTCGGTGAAAATGCCAATTTTCAGATTGTCTCTTTTATTAACGGTCTGATTTTTGAACCCTTGTTAGGTTTTGACCCCGAAACTTTAGATTATTCTCCGGGTTTGGCAACTCACTGGAACATATCTGAAGACAAAACCACCTATCGTTTCAGAATAGACCCCAATGCAAGATGGAGTGACGGCACACCGGTTACTTCAGCAGACGTTATTGCTACTTATAAACTTCTGGTTGATGAGGGTTTAAAAGACCCGTTTACCAATAATTTGTACAAGGACACTTATGAAGAACCTGTTGCAGAAAGCAAATATATTGTCAGTGTAAAATGCAAAAAAGAAAACTGGCGAAGTTTCTTATATTTCGCAGTTTCAACTAAAATCTATCCCGCATCACATCTTTCAAAAACAAATGGAGCGGGCTATCTTACCAAATACCAATATGATTTCATGCCGGGCACAGGCCCTTATGAGTTAGATAAAACTGCTACCCGCCAAGGCGAGCGTTTAACCTTAAAACGCAGAAACAACTATTGGGCAGAAAATTATGAAACCGCCAAAGGTCTTTACAATTTTGATGCCATCACTTTTGTAGTTGTAAGAACAGACGAATTAATGAAAGACAAACTTTTAGCCGGTGAGGTAGATTGGTATATAGTTCCTCGTGCTCAATGGTGGGCCGAAGAACTGACCGAAGCCAAACAACCCGACATTGCCAGAGGCGTAATTGCCCGTCAAAAAATTTACAATCATAATCCAAAAGGCACTTCCGGCTTTGCCCTTAACACGGCAAGACCTCCTTTTGATGATATCAAAGTAAGGGAAGCTATGAGTTTGTTATTTAATTTTGATGAACTCAATGATAAATTATTCTTTGGGGAATACGTGCGAATTAATTCCTATTATTACGGAACTCCTTATTCAAATCCGAATAATCCAATGCCGGAGTATAATGTGAATAAAGCCATGGATTTGCTGAAACAGGCAGGCTATACTAAAAAACCCGGTGAAAAATGGCTTACCAAAAACGGAAAACCATTTACTTTGGAATTGATGTCAGATAAATCAACTGAGCGAATTTTTGTGCCATATCAGCAATCTTTGATGAACGCAGGAATTGACTTAAAATTTAATAATGTTGACCCCAACGAACGATTTAAAAAAGTACAGGGTAAAGACTATACCATAGCCTTTCAAAATTATACCGGATTGTTTTTCCCAAATCCTGAAAGCAGTATGCACTCACGATATGCCAAAATTCCGGATAATACCAATATTACAGGAATTTCAGACCCACGTATAGATGAGCTTTGTGTGATGTATGATAAAAGTTATGACACAAAAGAGCGCATCAAATTTGTTCAGGAAATTGATGGTATTGCCGTCGCTAAAAAACATTGGGTGTGGGGTTGGACTTCACCTGCAACATTACGCATACTTTACTGGAACAAATTCGGGATGCCTGAAAGTGGTTTGACCTATGCAAACGATTTCAGCGATGTTTTCGCACTATGGTGGGAAGAACCCGAATTGGCCAAACAGATAGAACAGGCTAAAAAAGACAAGAAAATAACCATGAAAAAAGCACCGGCTGAAATAGATTTCTGGAAAACAAAACAACAGTAACCTTTCAGCACATCCTAAAAAAATACCCTGTTGATTATTTATTCAAACAGGGTATTTCTTTTCCTTTTATTGCTTCAAATTTTTGATTAAAACAAAAAATACCCATGTTCAAATACATACTAAAGCGTTTGCTGCTAATGTTTCCCACTTTTTTCGGGGCAACGTTTTTGGTTTTTGCAATTTTGAATTTAGTACCGGGAGGTCCTTTGGAAAGGGCAATTATGCAAATGGAAGCTCGAGCATCAGAAGGTGGCGGAGGTGGTCAGATAGTTCAAAAAAACAAACTTACCCCTGAAGTCATCGAGCAACTTCGCAGACAATATGGGTTAGATAAACCTTTTTTGATGAGGTATTTTTTGTGGCTTGGTTTTTATCCGCGCGAAACGAAAAGTGAAATCAAAGCAGACGGTGATTGTTTCCGGGAAGATATTCGCTATGTTAAAAAAGACGGAAAAACTTATGCGATTCAAAGATGGATAAAAATTGAAAAACAGGGTGAAAACCTGGTCATGTTTAAAAGTGGGGTGGGTTCTGATTTTAAATTTTCTGATGAGTATGCTGAATTACCCAACTGCAGCGCTATTACTTCCTGGATGCCTGCAACCGAATGGAAGATAAAAGAAACCAAAGAAAATGGATCCGTAAGGATAGTTCAAACCGCTTTCAGCGGCATTTTTACCGGAGATTTCGGACGTTCTTATATTTTTAACCGCCCTGTACTGGAACTAATCAGCGAACGACTTTACATTTCCGCTTATTTTGGAATTATCGGTTTTTTACTGGCCTATTTAGTTTGTATTCCTTTGGGAATTTTAAAAGCTGTAAGACATAATACCCCTTTTGATTTTGGAACCAGCGCTTTGATTTTTGCGGGTTATGCAACACCGGGATATGCCTTGGGGGTTTTATTGCTTTCATTTTTTGCAAGCGGGAGATATTTTAGCTGGTTCCCATTAGGAGGATTCAGATCTCCTGACTGGGATCAACTCAGTACCTTCGGCAAAATACTGGATCAACTTCATCATACCGCTTTGCCTGTTATTTGTTACATGATTGGGGCTTTTGCTACATTGACCCTTTTAATGAAAAATTCTTTGCTGGAAAACCTAAGCCAGGATTATGTCCGAACGGCTTTTGCAAAAGGATTAGATGAAAAAAAGGTGATTTTTAAACATGCCGTAAGGAATTCGCTTATTCCGATTGCTACCGGGCTGGGACATGTTATAGGAATTTTTCTTGCCGGTTCTTACCTGATTGAATTGGTATTTAATATTGATGGCATTGGCCTTCTTTCCTTTAAATCCGTAGTCAACGTGGATTATCCTGTTTTTCTTGGATTTTTAGTAATCAGCATTGTCATCCTGTTGGTTGGAAATTTATTATCCGATTTGCTTTATGTGCTCATTGACCCTCGAATTAAATTCGATTAGTACCTTTGAACAACCCAAAAAGTATCTTTAGTTAATATGTGGTGGAGAAAAAAGACAGACAAAGCATCCGGTTCTGAATCGGTCATGCAAAAAAGGGTTCGAAATTTTAAAAAAATCAAGCGCGCCTATTATTCATTGATGGCTTTGGGAGTGCTTTATGTAATTTCCTTTTTCAATCCTTTGTTAATCAACAATCAGGCTTTAGTGGTCAAATATAATGGTTCCTACTATTTCCCTGCTTTCAGCAACTGGATTGAACCGATCAGCCCTAAACCCCGATATTATTCGGGCACTGAATTTGGTGAAGAAACCAATAGTCCGCCTTCATTTAGAAAATTAAAAGAAAAATTTAAAACCGAAGCCAAAGGCAATTGGGTGATGATGCCGCTTTATCCTTTTGGTCCGTTAGAAACTCCATTAGACGAATTGACTACGAATCCGCCAACTGCACCTGATAACATTCATTATTTGGGAACAGATTCTCAAGGCAGAGATATTTTAGCCCGTGTGGCTTATGGATTTCAAATTTCAATTTCATTTGCCTTAATGGTTACTTTTCTTTCTTATATACTTGGCGTACTGATAGGTGGAACTTTAGGTTTTTATGGTGGAAGTATAGACATTTTCGGACTTAGGCTGATTGAGATATTCAGTTTGATTCCTTTTTTGTTTATGATGATTATTCTTGTAAAATTTCTTGAGCCTTCCTTTATGCTTTTAGTAGTGATGTTGGTCATCTTTGGAGGGTGGATTGGGATTACCTATTATGTAAGGGGAGAGTTTTTGCGTGAAAAAAACAGGGACTATGTATCTGCCGCTACTGCGATGGGACAAAGTGATTTTAAAATTATGTTCAAGCATATTTTACCAAATGCCTTTACTGCAGTAATTACATTTGCTCCTTTTTCTATCATTGGCAATATTTCTGCCCTCGTTTCTCTCGATTTTCTTGGGTTTGGGCTTCCTGTTCCTACTCCAAGTTGGGGAGAATTAATTCAACAAGGCTCTCAAAATATAGAAAAACCCTGGTTGATAGTAACTCCTTTGGTAATCATTTTCTTAACCCTGACTACCGTTACCTTTATCGGAGAAGGAGTTCGACAAGCTTTTGACCCAAGAGAGTATCAACGGTTGCGGTAAAATTGAAACCAAACGATGTTCGCTATTTTCAGACTTAACAGGAGGTTTTGGTCTTTTTGTTCATCAGAACAAATCTTTAACTGAAAATCTCTTACCGGTAAAAATCTTTGGGTTGTAAGAAAATCCAAAATTCCCGAATTTACTTAGATATTTTACGTCTTTGGTCAATTCTCTAAATCAATCCACCATCATACAAACTCCTTTCAAATATTCTCCTTCGGGGTGATATATATTTACCGGATGATCGGGAGCAGATGAAAGCCTTTTAATGACCCTTACTTTTCTTCCTGACTCAATGGCTGCTGCTCTGATAGTATCGAAAAACAGCGGAGGGTCAATGACAGCAGAACAGGAAAAAGTCATCAACAATCCTCCTTTTTCTATGATATTTAATGCCCGGGCATTTAATCGTTTATACCCTTGCACAGCCTGATGTTTTGTTTTAATAGATTTGGCAAACGCAGGCGGGTCTAAAATAATGAGGTTGTAAGATTGTTCAGCTTGTTGTAAAAAGGGCATAACATCGGCAACGT
This is a stretch of genomic DNA from Sphingobacteriales bacterium. It encodes these proteins:
- the crtI gene encoding phytoene desaturase translates to MSRKNIAIIGSGIAGIACAIRLANSGHQVTIFEANSCPGGKLTSFTQDGYRFDAGPSLFTQPFYIDELLNLTGKNSPDIFAYTRLPIVCKYLYEDGTVINGYADVYEFAQEIYNKTGVAPEMVIQHLGKSAQLYKITSKVFLENSLHRFQTYLLPDTLSAIPQLYKLNMFTTMHGANVSRFKDPKVVQLFDRFATYNGSNPYIAPATLNIIPHLEHNIGAYFPGGGMQSITNVLYQLAKEEGVDFRFNANVQQITVENKKAKGVVVDYDFLPYDTVISNSDVWRTYRNLMPDQTPPEKILNRPKSSSAIIFYWGINRLFPQLDLHNIFFSRDYQAEFRHIFKLGELYHDPTVYLNISSKYCPEDAPPGCENWFVMINVSPDTGQNWAKIVAIARAHIIDKLNRILQINLHELIVTESVLDPTGIENKTGSHQGALYGSNSNSIWSAFFRHPNFSSKISNLYFCGGSVHPGGGIPLCLQSAKIVARLIGS
- a CDS encoding tetratricopeptide repeat protein, with the translated sequence MKAFDFREEVLDLSYKIPVVVDFWAPWCGPCKFIGPILEDLAKQAEGVWNLVKINTDEFPEIADQYDVRGIPAIKMIFKGLVKSEFVGALPKNQIEKWLTTNLPDKRQESLEEILKMFDNPQNENLAIEALETFSAEHPAFIPAQLVLAEKIVWKNPVRALELVKNIGEFDKWNEKAEDIRSFAALAQFTAISSPPSKVEEHLSAAKQAVLANDTEKAITELIEAVSIDKNYMQGLNRKITIAFFRNLGIEHPLSVKYRHKFDRVLY
- a CDS encoding YqgE/AlgH family protein, coding for MPDENFKRTVILLCAHNKKEGSFGFVINKEISHKLKDAIPELEALDAKLYYGGPVEPNTLHYVHSYGDLLPNSVKLGEDLYWGGDFDVLYSLINTKQIDSSKIKFFIGYSGWDSGQLEDEMSTNSWIVANCLPEYIFMDQPDTVWRKVLSDMGGEYKVMSNYPENPMLN
- the kdsB gene encoding 3-deoxy-manno-octulosonate cytidylyltransferase, producing MQIVGIIPARYASTRFEGKPLCLINGKTMIQRVYENSKKSVQLSSVWVATDDLRIYNQVLQFGGQVVMTSYLHQSGTDRCAEAFNLLKLQADVVINIQGDEPFIHPNQIDELALLFSNPQIQIGTLVKIITDNSDLLNPNLPKVILDKHKKALYFSRQMIPYVRDIANSINLPRVHTFYSHVGMYGFRSSILNELVQLPTSSLENAEKLEQLRWLENGYSIHTQVTDYDNIAIDTPEDLEKALRYLKD
- a CDS encoding murein L,D-transpeptidase catalytic domain family protein, with the protein product MEYLLRKLLFTVILFFSATTLILLTPTNANLTNRFANGSPSASETAYNIYDNYIKNLYHECALASKGLSYNTFKLAVTGYYNLKKEERLPAGKSHLAIVDFTKPSNEKRLFILDIAARKLAYYTYVAHGKNSGLVYAERFSNNHESLQSSLGFYTTDETYIGQHGYSLRLDGMDKGFNENARSRAIVMHGASYVGEDFVKRHGRTGLSWGCPAVSEAESKEIIDYLKSGNCIFIYGNNIDYLNSSKYLNFGSAVDFFAKNNL
- a CDS encoding ABC transporter substrate-binding protein is translated as MKKHMPVLATLFLSFLFFVVSCKSDGSGEQKLTVTDEAKVQDGEGADPNVPAEQGGKGFSEIADSLGFVTNKEYKSPGSPNAKKGGTFSMSTQEYPATFCDVGENANFQIVSFINGLIFEPLLGFDPETLDYSPGLATHWNISEDKTTYRFRIDPNARWSDGTPVTSADVIATYKLLVDEGLKDPFTNNLYKDTYEEPVAESKYIVSVKCKKENWRSFLYFAVSTKIYPASHLSKTNGAGYLTKYQYDFMPGTGPYELDKTATRQGERLTLKRRNNYWAENYETAKGLYNFDAITFVVVRTDELMKDKLLAGEVDWYIVPRAQWWAEELTEAKQPDIARGVIARQKIYNHNPKGTSGFALNTARPPFDDIKVREAMSLLFNFDELNDKLFFGEYVRINSYYYGTPYSNPNNPMPEYNVNKAMDLLKQAGYTKKPGEKWLTKNGKPFTLELMSDKSTERIFVPYQQSLMNAGIDLKFNNVDPNERFKKVQGKDYTIAFQNYTGLFFPNPESSMHSRYAKIPDNTNITGISDPRIDELCVMYDKSYDTKERIKFVQEIDGIAVAKKHWVWGWTSPATLRILYWNKFGMPESGLTYANDFSDVFALWWEEPELAKQIEQAKKDKKITMKKAPAEIDFWKTKQQ
- a CDS encoding ABC transporter permease subunit — encoded protein: MFKYILKRLLLMFPTFFGATFLVFAILNLVPGGPLERAIMQMEARASEGGGGGQIVQKNKLTPEVIEQLRRQYGLDKPFLMRYFLWLGFYPRETKSEIKADGDCFREDIRYVKKDGKTYAIQRWIKIEKQGENLVMFKSGVGSDFKFSDEYAELPNCSAITSWMPATEWKIKETKENGSVRIVQTAFSGIFTGDFGRSYIFNRPVLELISERLYISAYFGIIGFLLAYLVCIPLGILKAVRHNTPFDFGTSALIFAGYATPGYALGVLLLSFFASGRYFSWFPLGGFRSPDWDQLSTFGKILDQLHHTALPVICYMIGAFATLTLLMKNSLLENLSQDYVRTAFAKGLDEKKVIFKHAVRNSLIPIATGLGHVIGIFLAGSYLIELVFNIDGIGLLSFKSVVNVDYPVFLGFLVISIVILLVGNLLSDLLYVLIDPRIKFD
- a CDS encoding ABC transporter permease subunit — translated: MWWRKKTDKASGSESVMQKRVRNFKKIKRAYYSLMALGVLYVISFFNPLLINNQALVVKYNGSYYFPAFSNWIEPISPKPRYYSGTEFGEETNSPPSFRKLKEKFKTEAKGNWVMMPLYPFGPLETPLDELTTNPPTAPDNIHYLGTDSQGRDILARVAYGFQISISFALMVTFLSYILGVLIGGTLGFYGGSIDIFGLRLIEIFSLIPFLFMMIILVKFLEPSFMLLVVMLVIFGGWIGITYYVRGEFLREKNRDYVSAATAMGQSDFKIMFKHILPNAFTAVITFAPFSIIGNISALVSLDFLGFGLPVPTPSWGELIQQGSQNIEKPWLIVTPLVIIFLTLTTVTFIGEGVRQAFDPREYQRLR